A window of the Brassica oleracea var. oleracea cultivar TO1000 chromosome C1, BOL, whole genome shotgun sequence genome harbors these coding sequences:
- the LOC106312823 gene encoding probable NAD(P)H dehydrogenase (quinone) FQR1-like 1 isoform X2, whose translation MATKVHIVYYSMYGHVEKLAQEIRKGAASVDGVDAKLWQVPETLPEDVLSKMSAPPKSDAPLITPNDLAEVDGFVFGFPTRFGMMAAQFKAFLDSTGGLWRTQQLAGKPAGIFYSTGSQGGGQETTALTAITQLVHHGMIFVPIGYTFGAGMFEMEKVKGGSPYGAGTFAGDGSRQPTELELEQAFHQGKYIAAISKKLKGPAAA comes from the exons ATGGCGACCAAAGTTCATATCGT GTACTACTCGATGTACGGACATGTGGAGAAATTAGCTCAAGAGATTAGGAAAGGTGCTGCTTCTGTTGATGGTGTCGATGCCAAACTCTGGCAG GTACCAGAGACGCTCCCAGAAGATGTGCTCTCTAAAATGAGTGCACCGCCAAAGAGTGATGCTCCTCTTATCACCCCCAACGATCTCGCCGAGGTTGATGGCTTTGTCTTTGGCTTCCCAACAAGGTTTGGTATGATGGCTGCTCAGTTCAAGGCCTTCTTAGATTCAACAGGTGGACTCTGGAGGACTCAGCAACTCGCCGGTAAGCCAGCTGGAATCTTCTACAGCACCGGGTCTCAAGGTGGCGGTCAAGAAACCACCGC ATTAACTGCCATTACGCAGCTGGTTCATCACGGTATGATATTTGTCCCGATCGGATACACGTTTGGTGCTGGTATGTTTGAGATGGAGAAGGTGAAAGGTGGAAGCCCGTACGGTGCAGGAACATTCGCAGGAGACGGGTCGAGACAGCCAACGGAATTGGAGTTGGAGCAAGCATTCCACCAGGGGAAGTACATTGCCGCCATTAGTAAGAAGCTCAAGGGACCTGCTGCTGCTTAG
- the LOC106312823 gene encoding probable NAD(P)H dehydrogenase (quinone) FQR1-like 1 isoform X1: MMRAFAFCDDLMRRCIQWSLTSVVECNRYYSMYGHVEKLAQEIRKGAASVDGVDAKLWQVPETLPEDVLSKMSAPPKSDAPLITPNDLAEVDGFVFGFPTRFGMMAAQFKAFLDSTGGLWRTQQLAGKPAGIFYSTGSQGGGQETTALTAITQLVHHGMIFVPIGYTFGAGMFEMEKVKGGSPYGAGTFAGDGSRQPTELELEQAFHQGKYIAAISKKLKGPAAA, from the exons ATGATGAGAGCATTCGCATTTTGTGATGATTTGATGCGGAGATGCATTCAGTGGTCGTTGACAAGTGTGGTGGAGTGTAACAGGTACTACTCGATGTACGGACATGTGGAGAAATTAGCTCAAGAGATTAGGAAAGGTGCTGCTTCTGTTGATGGTGTCGATGCCAAACTCTGGCAG GTACCAGAGACGCTCCCAGAAGATGTGCTCTCTAAAATGAGTGCACCGCCAAAGAGTGATGCTCCTCTTATCACCCCCAACGATCTCGCCGAGGTTGATGGCTTTGTCTTTGGCTTCCCAACAAGGTTTGGTATGATGGCTGCTCAGTTCAAGGCCTTCTTAGATTCAACAGGTGGACTCTGGAGGACTCAGCAACTCGCCGGTAAGCCAGCTGGAATCTTCTACAGCACCGGGTCTCAAGGTGGCGGTCAAGAAACCACCGC ATTAACTGCCATTACGCAGCTGGTTCATCACGGTATGATATTTGTCCCGATCGGATACACGTTTGGTGCTGGTATGTTTGAGATGGAGAAGGTGAAAGGTGGAAGCCCGTACGGTGCAGGAACATTCGCAGGAGACGGGTCGAGACAGCCAACGGAATTGGAGTTGGAGCAAGCATTCCACCAGGGGAAGTACATTGCCGCCATTAGTAAGAAGCTCAAGGGACCTGCTGCTGCTTAG
- the LOC106312930 gene encoding calcium-binding protein PBP1, which yields MASPKSPTRPTQQNPEPSFHDFLPAMAGKLGGEGLIGELCNGFELLMDREKGVITFESLRRSAAAVLGLGDLTDEDVRSMIKEGDFDCDGALNQMEFCVLMFRLSPDLMDASRCLVTEAIEEEYGRY from the coding sequence ATGGCGTCACCAAAGTCTCCAACCAGACCGACCCAACAAAACCCAGAACCCAGTTTCCACGATTTCCTTCCAGCCATGGCCGGGAAGCTAGGAGGCGAGGGTCTGATCGGAGAGCTCTGCAACGGATTCGAGCTGTTGATGGACCGAGAGAAAGGTGTCATCACGTTCGAGAGCCTCCGGCGTAGCGCGGCGGCGGTGCTGGGTCTCGGAGATCTGACGGACGAAGACGTAAGGTCTATGATCAAGGAAGGAGATTTCGACTGCGACGGGGCGTTGAACCAGATGGAGTTCTGCGTGTTGATGTTCAGGCTTAGTCCCGACTTGATGGATGCGTCGAGGTGCCTGGTCACGGAAGCCATCGAGGAGGAATACGGCCGGTATTGA